The Citrus sinensis cultivar Valencia sweet orange chromosome 4, DVS_A1.0, whole genome shotgun sequence DNA segment AATGACAATAGAAGATTCCCAGGTCGCCAGGGCTCACTAAAGAGATGCCCTAATTAATGGAACTGCAAATCTTTTTGTATGTATTCATCGAagcacttaaaatttatttattgaaaacactatttaacaaaaatccaaaaaacaTATTTGGTAACACTCAAAAGTGCAAAAAGAATCTTATTTTCTTCCCCTTCTAGTGAAATTGTTCGCATGCATTTCCTTTAATCGGCATGTTGCTAGAACTGATCACAATTAATCTCATGATACATAAACTAGCATGAAATCGAGCAAATTGTTCAACAAGTTAATACACTTACAAAAGATTCTACATGAACCGAAAATACAAAacgaaaagagagaaaaatagagattaattaattaattaacaacataattaatttttatgtaataattaatCTCTAAGCTGCAGTACCTTGACCTGATCCATGTCCAACGACAATGGCAACCAATgccttcttcatcttcatcattgAGTAGCACCCTCCATTTTTACTCAAACTCCTGCGTTTATTATGACCAATAAAGCACAATGTTGAAGTAGGCGATCCAAgatcatcctcatcatcagCATCTTCACCGTCCATGCCAAAATGCATGTTCATTGGCAATCTTGTCAAAGTAAAATTGCGTCTGTAAAATTTCGACTTCTTTGACGTACTCGAATGCGAGGATGATGAGAATGaggacgaagaagaagaagtacaagaccaagaagatgatgatgaaggtGAGCCATGAATATGATTCTTCTTAGACCTAATCAGCCTGGGGAAAATGTTGCTTAAGAGACTATTAGTATTATTAGGTTTATCACTTTTCTGAAGGGTATTGGACTTGGAAATGGATTGATACGACGGCGGCGGGGTTAACGGAGGGAGGGTACAATTGTCATTGAACAATGTATGCTTCGGGGTTCCAGGTTGAGACTCCCACGTGAATGGAACTGAACCTGAAGCTCCACCATAGTAGACTCTTGAAGAAGAATTGGCCTTGGAGCTTTCTTTTGACATGAGCCTGGAGAAGAACTTGTCGTCTTGCTTGATTTGGAGTGATTGATCCTGAGGAATATTTTGATCATTGCTTCCACTTACCATTTTTGGATTGATGAGCAAAtgggattttttattttttattttttattttttattttatgagcCTGCAAAAGCTTCAGGTTTCAAGATCTGAAGATTGTTAAGATCCAAATATGAAGCTCGAATAAGGAATAGAATAGTCGCTAGTTTAAGGTCCTAgtacatatttaattatttaatagagTGGTATCAGGTTCCAACTTCCAAGGCcaacttaaaataaatgaagcaGGGCTTACTAGTGCTAGCTATAAATTAACTCTAggtgttattttttatttgggatAACGACCCTCAAACCACTAACATTTACCCCGATTATCAGTTAAATCCCATCGTTTTAGAAATTGACagctaaattttattattttaaaaatggacATTTCAACCTTCTTTTGTTCCAAATTTTCGTCTATTTAGATGAATACAAGGGTATTAATGTTCTGTAATTTTCTTAGATTAATAACCGGTAATGCCCTTATCTCCATCCAATTATAGACATATTTACAAACAATTAAGATATACATGTCCGACATGTCCATTTCTGAAACAATAGAGatgaaaattattcatttatcaaGGTCTAAATATCCATTAAGTCAAATCTCGAGTATATGAAATGTCTTCTTTGCTCATCTTATTTCAATCAAAAGCGGGTGTAGTTTTTGAAATGTGGTGACTATGATAGATAGAAATTAATATGGTAGCtgaatattaattatgatataaatttaattgctaTGATAGAAGGAAGAAACAGTTGACGAGTGaagaaatatcaaatatgGTTAGAGAGGTTGGATGAATAAAAAGCacataataaatgaaaactgGTCGTGGTCCATGACTCTTCAATGAAAAAGCATGCAATTTTAACGTGGGGCTGCAGAGAAAgcataaactaaaatgatcAGCTCTTTGTTTTGTGTGTTAATTTCTTCGCCAGATTCTTGCTGATTTATACAAACAGTTGGGTCCCTTGATTGATACATGGATTATAGTATTATTTTGGAGTTAGGACCACAATTTGCACCATATAGCATATGGATTGGACCATCTAtttcttttcagtttttttgattaaatatGTAATATGATCCCGCGAGAAATCGGACATTGATGCCGCAAATTCAGGCTCATTACAGTGAAAAATGAGTTGtattagggaaaaaaagaaaaaaaaaagttaaaaatgaagttctttctttgatttgtatatattgaaactttttctttttcttttctcatgcTTGTAAATGGTTTTTCTCTCGAACGCATATTCGCACTCCAATAACAACATCCAAATTAGAGCAATATTTTGCAgcaaattattgtttaaaaaaactGCTGCAGTATTGCTTCTCAAATTTTGCAAATACAAACATGCTTATtcaagaatttttaatttccgACTAAATCAATGATtgttcttttctctctctctttcattcCAATAACTAATTTATGCTACAAATTCAGGCTCAATGAagttaagaaaaagaaattcatgCTATGGTCGAAAGATATTCAAAACATTATTGTGtatttgatgatattatttgtcTAAGAgaacttctttttttccctattATGAGAAACTCTATTTGGAGCCATGCAATAATGTTTTCGATTTCCATATCCCAACTACAACAGAGCAACTTGTTCAAACtctaaaattttagatattaattCGCCAGCCATAACTGTTGGCATCAAACAATATTCCAAAAGCAGAGCCTGGATGAAATGTTAGAGTGTTCctattttggaattaaatttacaatattaattattgggataaaatgttaaattattaaagtataaataataaaaattattattttgaggactaatataaatattagtaattattttaaaaattatagtattacCAAACTAGTCCTTAGACCCTTATGATGAAACTCAACCCCTcacaatttaattatacatatgAATTAAAAgtgtttaattttgtttccctCTAAGTTATTTATCAATGTCATTTGACACATTTGTGTCAAAACGTTATAAGGACAGTATTATTCCTATGTAAATATAATGCGGCACCTTCAGGGATTCATTGATTCCAGGGTTGTGTTAACTAATTCAGGGAGCACTTGCGTATGAAATAATTCACCGACCATGTTTCCTTGCGGATTCATTGATTCCAATGTAGCTGCTACCTGAAATCACGTGCAAACTCCTTGAATCGCATGCTTTCTCaccataattttctttctttctttttcctacTTCCACAGTTGAAGTCCCTTTCCCTCTAACCTCTAACGAGGGTAAGtgcttttttttgggggggggctCTTGATAGATTGATTGCaccaaataatttatcttttattattagaagCCTACATGATGAggaagaattttatttataaaaagaatatacTTAATTAGAGAATAATAATGAACTTTACCGTTTATAAAATTGGTATTTCTAAAAAGATAACGTAATATTAAAGAAGAGACTCACCACACAAATTAGGTGAGTCGAAGTTcgtcaaaaaattaatgataaatattcGTTTATTCCTTGTATTGTAGCTTAAGTGCtcatttagtccttatattttggGGGGGGGGAACTCAATATACCATTGTTATTAAATGTGTTACATTTTTGtccttacttttacaataatacctaccaacaatattattgacattaattaatttatctataaaaaaacataatattagcaaattaacagataattatttataaattaattaatataattaacaaataattatttataaataaattaactgtAGCCAACTTATAGTAATGTTTAATATCCTCAcaacaatcttactaataattgtacataaaaatttaatttaccaaattaatcctaaaagtaaaataataacataaaattcacactaatttttttttcaggctAATTTGAtgagttaatattttttcattaatatccccaagaatattgttgtaagggcattattgtaaaataaaattaggggCAAGAAcgtaatatataaaatagtaGATGGTTTCTtaaggtaatttttaaaatataagaactaaatggacttttaatttaaaataaaaggaataaGCAAgtaattaccaaaatatttgcTACACCATTGACTTTCGTTATAGACatagaaaattttgtaaatattaaatagaagAGCTACAAAATTATTCCATCTAATATATGAAGGAGTTGTTAAAGACAAATAACTTATCataattttgaaacatttcTAGTAAAAGTGAGGCTATTTGAACCCTCCAAAACACTCTTTCGACTCATTctttagttaaattttttattactaaaacAACCCTAGCACAAATTACTATTacaatctaaataaaataattaaataaaaaactacttCCTACTGTTCCATCTTTTACCCATATCTGTTTTGACGgtgaattaatattatataatgtggttatatatttcaatttagccaaaaatttcttattggtCAAGGCTTGAATTCagccaataattttttcttatcagATTTTTTGGGATTCGCTAAAATTATCTCTCCTAATCAAGCTTTCGTTGtgtataaaagaaattagcCATGAATGAAAGCAAATGCTGctacaaatattatttaagttaTAATTGTTGTTTTCTCTAGTATAATATTTCATGGTCTGGTGATTTCATATAATCAATGGCggatctagaaaaataatttaccgggggctaaattagataatagtaaaatataaaaaattaaaattttgaatatataaaatatttataattagtctctacgcatttttatattttaaaaatattatgcaatatgctcattatcaatattattaaatttattatttcttatataaACAATCAAACTATCACGTATCTCATCTGATTCCAAAGATGATTCTTCATGAGTTTTATTACTGAAACTGTTCGttctactattattatataaactgGAAGAATTAaccatattttttagaatagaaaatttttgagTAGTAggctatcattatttttaattaaaatatatatttttatattttttaaaaatcaaagtttaaattttataaagtttaaattttatggggtttatattttatagtgactattttaataaatttaatgaggctaattacaaaattaaaaaaattcttttatttttaaatttttttttggccagTGGGGGCTTGAGCCCCCACTGGTCATGTGCTACATCCGCCTCTGCATATAATATCTCTACAATTTTAAGGGAAGATGTGCTTATGAAATTGCGAAAACTAAAAAGTTAGAGAGAGACAAGGAGAAATAGCAGAAACcgtattaatttaatatagggTATAATGAGTATTAAAAtggttttgtaaaataaaagtgaGTTTATTAAGTAAATGGGTTTAATAAGTATTTTAGTAGATTTAAATAACTCTACCCTTCTAATGAGAGTAtctcaatatttttcttaaaatcattataataatcattttttgagGTGAATAAGTAAAGAAATCATACCtttataaaagataaaatatgcTTTATTAATTAGCACatgtattttcattaataCATACTAGCACGTGGGTAGTCTATACCCATACAGTATATCATTCTCCATCCACACGTGCGAAGCCATTTTTAGGGCAACAAAGATATTGAATGGATAAGCAAAATTGGAAGATGAttcattgtttgaaaataTGTGTAAATGGTCCCCCTACATGTGAgatactctctctctttttctttttttgggaaaaaaaatagacccgattaattattaattgttggaaTAGTGAAAATAACCAAACGATCCGTGTCTCCTATATATAATTAGAACACATGTTGGTTGGATATCATCATGAGTCATTATAGTTTAAGAATTACCCAATTTTCATGTGAAGAGACATCGATTGGTTAGAATTGATGATAATTTGTGATTGTtgtgttaaattatttgaacatctattaaatatacacatataaaAGTACTAATGAAACGTATTACATAAGTAGACAGTACTATACTAATAATTAATGGGGGATTGCTACTTTCCCCCCTACAGTAATTGATATATACCATTTACCCCCCtactgtttttataatggccaaaaactTCCCTGACAatataagtttataatattacccttatttttaattactcttttatttatatttattttaaattaaataaattacatgaatagaaactaaataaaaaaattaagtattaaaaacaagaaatatatgttttgatatgagtaaaaaaattaataataatttttttcttgtaattatttattttgtgaacattttcttataataaacattttgtaatattttaaaattaaatgtaaaaagtataggtaaaatattttattatctatcttataataaatttttatttgtcattcaaattttcttataataattttttttatcattttataataactttcttatatatttattataagaaaattttcacaaaataaataagtacaagaaaaaaatttattattaattttttttctcatatcaaaacatatatttcttgtttttaatgtttaattttttatttagtttctattcatgtgatttatttaatttataataaatgaaaataaaagagtagttgaaaataagggtaatattgtaaacttatactGTCAGGGGGTTTTTagccattataaaaatagcaGGGGGAGAAATagtatatgttgattactgtaGGGGGGAAATTGGCAATCTcccataattaatttataagctAGCTTATTATCATAAATTTCACGTTAAAActggattaaaaaattaaaaccgtTTGTGATGGTGTAAATGAGCTTGTCAATTTCTTATGCTTGCAAATAATGCAGGTTTGTACATTATATTCGTGCTTAAAATGATGCTAATTAACTGGTCTTTTAAATTAAGAGCTTAGATACACTTCTTAATTTACAGGAAAGGTAATTGGGATAATGAACGAaccaattttctttctatcgACGGCAATAAGTCAGAACTCATAAACTGTACTAAAAGAAGTTTACctaaaatgaacaaaattagCTAGCATTCACttttgaagaagatgaattaGCTTATAATTATGGCAAGAAATTATGGAGAAGTAAGTGATTATGAATCCATGGCCTATAATGACCATCatctttttggttttggtgCACATGTAATTCTTTGATTAAAGTATCCATTGGCCATTTTTACcttctctatatatatatatcatcgAAATTTACCTTAGCAGtacaatcttttatttttccttactACTTTCCGATATGGTAACAAATAATGTTACACTTCTCTCTTCTCATAATTCATCCCTATTCTCATAATTAAACCCTGAAAATGTGGGAGTACTGTAAAGATTTGGATgacaatttttcaaatttgtctatgacattgatattaatttgagaaaattgtCAATTCTAGGGTTAGGAATGAGGTGAAATCAAagctatttaaaaattaaaaaataaaaaataaatcatatttaaatagtgAATtctaaactaattaatttgttctcATCACTATTCACTTGTCCCAAAAACGAGGTCGTTCGAGTGCATGATTACACCTTTAACCTTTATATAAAGTCAAGCACAACCGCAACTGCCATTCCCAACACCTTTCTTGAAACCGCAATCAACGGCCAAAATCAAGGGACCAGTCAAACCATATATCAAACTCCCAATCTCAGACTAGTTCCCCACGTGTCATCGCACCATTAACCAAAATCCTTTACAATTTTGACTTCCTTCCCCTCCAACCAATAAAAATCTGCCATGTCACCTAAATTTCCTACACCCTTCCTCACACTCACATCCAAtagcgaaaaaaaaaaaagctcgcCCCGCCACCTTTTCTCTCTCCTCCGTGTGCCCCAACAACATCATAGCACAAAACATACACAAAGTCTAGAGCTTCACTTTATAATCATGTCGCTTCTTTTACAAagcaaaaaagataaaaataaaattataaaataaaactacaaacagtaaaaaaaaattctcttttaaaAGCCTTGAGTTTAAACATTCACATTGACATTCAGTTCCTCTTGGCAATTGTTAGCATGGAAGATGCTTCAATTGGCTCAGCTGCTGGCCAAGAACCGGTTCCGGGTACGCCCGGGATTCGGGAAGTGAGATCCGAGACTAATGAATCAGGGATTTTCGGGTTCAGTGAAGCGGGTGGTGGTGGGATTAGGAAGGTGGGATTGAGAGCTGAGATCGATACTTCGCCGCCATTCGGGTCTGTTAAAGAGGCTGTGACCCGGTTCGGTGGAAGCGAGTCTTGGCCGCCACTTTACAAGCTCGCTGAATATGTAAGtgctgtattttttttttctttccctatATTCGAAATTTGCAGTGTGTAACGGTACGACGTTTCGTGCACTCCACAAAAATGTGGATGACCTGTCGTTTATCTTGCTGAAACAACAGCTCATTCATATAGCTTTATAAACGACTTGTCTTCCGTGTCTTATGACATTAGACTatgaaatggaaaaaattgctttatatattattatgtgTGTATGCAGAATGGAAATTTGATAGAGGTATGGGGATCTTGGCCCCTAGaccaaattaaattcttaaaagacaaggtttttaattgaaattcagctaatttttttgtgtaatttaCGTTTTCTCCTCTCCAAATTAGTCTTTATGTTGTTTCTCCATGATGACCCTGTTGAGCCAAAATCTAAAGTTGGGCACAGTGTATATTCCTTTTGTCTCATGATTCGAAATTGTCGTATTTGTATTATGActtgtttgaatttgcatATTCTAAAATTCCGTGCATTGATTAATGCATGTTACCTAATGCTACTTATTCAGAATCTCAATAAAACTGTTGACGTTGTACATAATGTTTCctaattctcaaaattatttttcacccACTTAAGATTTCGGAAATCCCCTGCATGATTgccattttatttgttataagCAGCATGGTGTTGGGGAGTTTGATATAAAGAAAGTGGAAGAACAGGCAGCAGAATTGGAGAAGGATTTGATTGTGAAAGAATTGGAGACTCTTGATGTCTTGGAAGAACTGGGAACAACAAAGAAGATTGTTGAAGAACTGAAGCTGCAGCTGCAAAAAGAAGCCTTGAAGTGCATGACTACTCCAGAAATCAAAGAAATGAACAAGGAACATCAGAGAAATTTTGTTAGCAACAACAATGATCAGCAGCAGATCATGGTGGGGTGTTCAAGCCCTTGCCCTGCATCATCTCCTGACTTGATTCTTATGGAACTGAAGCAAGCAAAATTAAACCTTGGAAGAACTATTAATGATCTTGGAGTGATTCAAACTTCTGTGGAATCGTTGAATAAGAGaatgaagaaggagaagagaaTGCTTGAAACGACACGCGAGAGGCTAACATCAAAGTTTGCCTCAGCTGGGGTGCCAACTTTGGGAGAGGAGCTAAAGCAAGTGAGAGAGAAGCAACAGATTGATGGAAGCGGTTTCAAGAATTGTAGCAATTTTTCACAGGGAGAGCAGTTGAAGAAATTGGCCGATGCTTCGAAAGCAATGCTGGTGAATGAACAGAGCAATAAGGCTTGTATAAAGACAGCTGAAATGAGGTGGGTTGCTGCTAAAAAGATGGAGGAAGCAGCAAAGGCAGCAGAAGCCCTTGCTCTTGCTGAAATTAAGGGTCTATCATCAAGCAGTCATGAGAAGCCCTCAGGATTTCTGCTGCCGGAACCTGAAGGGCAATTCTCTCCTCTGTCTTTCAAAAGTCAGAAGGCTGAGGAAGTAAGTATCTCTAAATTGGTTATTCTGAGGATGATGGAGGAAGCAGTGGCTGAAGTTAAGCACAGCAAACAAGCATTAGAAGAAGCACTTAATAGAGTTGAAAATGCAAACAGAAAGCAACTCGCTGCTGGAGAAGCACTCATCAGATGGACACCAGATTATGATACTATCAAAAGGACTCAGCCACAGCCAATGTACAGTCCAAACAGGTTCAAAATTATCCACCCAACTGATCAttatcatccacaaaaatccccattaaataaaacaagcaATCCAGAGCTTGTGACTGATGATCAGCCAAAGCCAGTTTTGAGGCCAACAGTTTCAATGAGAGATATACTCAGTAGAAAGCAAGTTCAGCCAGAGGAATGTGTTGTGAGGAGGCAAGCTGAAAAGCATCCTGCAGAAAGACAAAAGGTGGCTTTGAGTCAAATGCTTCAGGAATTGAGGGAAGATTTATCATTTCCCAAAAAAACTGAGAATATCGAATGTGATGATGATCATCAACAAAAGCAATTCTTTGCACAAAGGAGGAAGTTTGGGTTTATTCACATTTCACTTCCCTTGACAAAGCAAAGTAAGAAGAAAATGCAAGCTTTGAACCCTATGTGAGTGCTTATggttatcattttttataagttattttgtAGTTGTGATGTGATCTTGCTTGATCATAATTGGTTTGAAATGATGGGTTTGTTTGTAGTTTGATGTGTGGAATTGTTGGGGGAGGTAAGACATAAgccttccttttttttattaaaaagctAGATATATATGATTACATGTGGATTGGTGTTCTTTCTATGCATAGCAAAATACATTATGAAACCGTTTAATTAGGATTACTGAAACAATAACTGGTCTAATTGGCACTTAAGTGAAATTAGCAgctataattaaagaaatgcaATGACAGTTCATTATAGTAAATGAACTTCTGTCATCTATGCGAAACATGTAACATTTATGGTGGGTAAATGTGGTGTGAAATGCGTCTGGGCCAATTCATGTGGCCAATTCCTGGTGGGTCTCGAGCCTCAAGCTCTGGGCTTCATTCGCCGTTATGATGAATGCATAGTTAAAAGAGAGAATAAATCATCAAGGTTGACAACAATTCATCACTCACAAAACTTAGAAAGAATGAACAATACTAATGATTACCATTTACCAAGATCAAACGTAGTATGTAGTTACGTATATTACTGACATAATTTCTTAATCATATAGGTACAACTTAACAAGATATAGATTAATTATTCTGTACAATTCTATACATataagatattttctttttaggaaaatttaaTGATATGATATTCATACGTGTTAAACGGatactttcaaaattataattttaaattcattgaaattaaataaattatatctaaatactacatttttattattaatttacttgttataACTTATTTTTGTTCATGAATTTAACTAACACGTTCGATATTACAATTAGGTTATGTTTAAATATACGCTCCTatagaagaaaaattttactttacgTCGCTACCAATGAGAGTTCAACCTCCTCTCACCACTCTAATATCAGGTAACTAgtgaattaatatttttaactcGGACCTATTAATGACTAAAGTTCAAATATTCTCACTAGCATAAAGCggttcaataaaaaaaatctccttTTGATAAATAAGGTTTAGATATGGTTGTTTTATGAGAATAACTCATGCTTAGATACCATGAGTTCATGCTCGCATAAACAATTTTcctcttatatatatatatataacaaatacATGGATTTAAACTCTcacataattttcaaataataatttttgtgtatATGTAACGAGGGTCATGCTACAGTGCACTACAGTTTTATCCATGTAAcgattagggatggcaattgtacccgcaaacccgcaAACCCGCCCAAATCCACCCGTCAAAACCCGC contains these protein-coding regions:
- the LOC102612696 gene encoding uncharacterized protein LOC102612696 → MVSGSNDQNIPQDQSLQIKQDDKFFSRLMSKESSKANSSSRVYYGGASGSVPFTWESQPGTPKHTLFNDNCTLPPLTPPPSYQSISKSNTLQKSDKPNNTNSLLSNIFPRLIRSKKNHIHGSPSSSSSWSCTSSSSSSFSSSSHSSTSKKSKFYRRNFTLTRLPMNMHFGMDGEDADDEDDLGSPTSTLCFIGHNKRRSLSKNGGCYSMMKMKKALVAIVVGHGSGQGTAA
- the LOC102625195 gene encoding WEB family protein At2g40480; amino-acid sequence: MEDASIGSAAGQEPVPGTPGIREVRSETNESGIFGFSEAGGGGIRKVGLRAEIDTSPPFGSVKEAVTRFGGSESWPPLYKLAEYHGVGEFDIKKVEEQAAELEKDLIVKELETLDVLEELGTTKKIVEELKLQLQKEALKCMTTPEIKEMNKEHQRNFVSNNNDQQQIMVGCSSPCPASSPDLILMELKQAKLNLGRTINDLGVIQTSVESLNKRMKKEKRMLETTRERLTSKFASAGVPTLGEELKQVREKQQIDGSGFKNCSNFSQGEQLKKLADASKAMLVNEQSNKACIKTAEMRWVAAKKMEEAAKAAEALALAEIKGLSSSSHEKPSGFLLPEPEGQFSPLSFKSQKAEEVSISKLVILRMMEEAVAEVKHSKQALEEALNRVENANRKQLAAGEALIRWTPDYDTIKRTQPQPMYSPNRFKIIHPTDHYHPQKSPLNKTSNPELVTDDQPKPVLRPTVSMRDILSRKQVQPEECVVRRQAEKHPAERQKVALSQMLQELREDLSFPKKTENIECDDDHQQKQFFAQRRKFGFIHISLPLTKQSKKKMQALNPM